A region of Flavobacterium album DNA encodes the following proteins:
- the metF gene encoding methylenetetrahydrofolate reductase [NAD(P)H], which yields MKVTEHIENAKGKPLFSFEILPPLKGQNIQSIFDSIDPLMEFKPPFIDVTYHREEYEYKELPNGLLEKRVVKKRPGTVGICSAIQNKYQLDAIPHILCGGFTKEDTENFLIDLDFLGIQNVVALRGDAVKREIYFKPEKEGNHYATELVTQIENLNKGIYLDDHLQNTSATNFCIGVAGYPEKHMEAPSLDSDIYFLKQKIKNGASYIVTQMFFDNKKFFDFVAKCRKEGITVPIIPGLKPISTKKQLNQIPHRFKVDLPDDLIMAVVKARDNDAVRQIGIEWCTQQSKELVAAGIPVLHYYSMGKPDNIKAIAKEVF from the coding sequence ATGAAAGTAACAGAACATATAGAGAACGCCAAAGGCAAACCGCTTTTTTCCTTTGAAATACTGCCGCCGCTAAAGGGGCAGAACATCCAGTCGATATTCGACAGTATAGACCCGCTCATGGAATTTAAGCCGCCCTTTATTGACGTGACGTATCACCGCGAGGAATACGAATATAAGGAGCTGCCCAACGGCTTGTTGGAAAAGCGTGTCGTGAAAAAACGCCCCGGCACGGTGGGTATATGCTCGGCCATCCAGAACAAGTACCAGCTGGATGCTATTCCGCATATCCTGTGCGGTGGGTTTACCAAAGAGGACACCGAGAACTTCCTGATAGACCTCGATTTCCTGGGCATTCAGAACGTTGTAGCGCTAAGGGGGGATGCTGTAAAGAGAGAGATCTACTTTAAGCCCGAAAAGGAAGGGAACCACTACGCCACCGAATTGGTAACGCAAATCGAAAACCTGAATAAAGGGATTTACCTTGACGACCACCTGCAAAACACGTCGGCAACCAACTTCTGCATTGGCGTTGCGGGCTATCCCGAAAAGCATATGGAAGCCCCAAGCCTGGACAGTGATATTTATTTCTTAAAGCAAAAAATAAAGAACGGAGCATCCTATATCGTAACGCAGATGTTCTTCGATAATAAGAAATTCTTTGATTTTGTTGCCAAGTGCAGGAAAGAAGGCATTACGGTTCCGATTATCCCGGGACTGAAGCCTATCTCGACCAAAAAACAGCTCAACCAGATCCCGCACCGCTTTAAGGTAGATCTGCCGGATGATCTTATCATGGCGGTAGTTAAGGCCAGGGACAACGATGCCGTTCGCCAGATAGGTATTGAATGGTGCACGCAGCAAAGCAAAGAACTGGTTGCTGCCGGTATCCCGGTACTGCATTATTATTCTATGGGCAAGCCGGATAATATTAAGGCGATAGCGAAGGAGGTTTTTTAG
- a CDS encoding peroxiredoxin family protein, whose translation MRQLLLFALLITGSASFAQDYPFLTASNKRSNMTDYVDYLNTLPVAKRDSIIRFTKYYKENGMLSNKAYSDSLFHSAGGFKYQTLIYKDTLTNEYSYIFHRQTEAEITANNEHWKKQQKDDEENRKNLLGSVIDELSLTDMDGKEHTLESLKGKIIVLDFWFVNCGACIEDMPELNKLRQEYGTDDIAWFGITFDKKDKVAKFSEKVKFDFTLIPDGRHLVDRFAIKYFPTTFIIDSDREVIFTGKTLVGNRIGETAKALKKAVKAMEKKRRNSPRK comes from the coding sequence ATGCGCCAACTACTACTTTTTGCATTGCTTATTACAGGTAGTGCTTCTTTTGCCCAGGATTATCCATTCCTTACCGCGTCAAACAAAAGATCGAACATGACCGACTATGTTGACTATCTCAATACATTGCCCGTGGCAAAAAGGGACAGCATTATACGCTTCACAAAGTATTATAAAGAAAATGGAATGCTGTCAAACAAAGCGTATTCCGACTCATTATTCCATTCGGCCGGAGGCTTTAAATACCAGACTTTAATTTATAAAGATACCCTGACGAATGAGTACAGCTATATTTTCCACAGGCAAACGGAAGCGGAGATAACAGCAAATAATGAGCATTGGAAAAAGCAGCAAAAGGACGATGAGGAAAATCGTAAGAACCTTTTAGGGTCGGTAATAGATGAACTGAGCCTTACGGACATGGACGGTAAGGAACATACGCTTGAAAGCCTCAAAGGCAAGATTATCGTACTTGACTTTTGGTTTGTGAATTGCGGTGCCTGCATAGAGGACATGCCTGAGCTGAACAAGCTGCGCCAGGAATATGGCACTGACGACATCGCCTGGTTTGGCATTACGTTCGATAAAAAGGATAAAGTGGCCAAATTTTCAGAAAAAGTAAAGTTCGATTTTACGCTCATTCCCGACGGCAGGCACCTGGTAGACCGTTTTGCGATTAAATACTTCCCTACAACATTTATTATAGATTCCGACAGGGAAGTGATTTTTACCGGGAAAACGCTGGTGGGGAACAGGATTGGCGAAACAGCCAAAGCCTTGAAAAAAGCGGTAAAAGCAATGGAAAAAAAGAGGAGAAACAGCCCGCGTAAGTAA